CGGCGTACCGCGTCAACTGTGAAGCAGCGCGGCCGTGTCGTGGGAAGCAGTGCAGTACCCGTCGAGCAGGTTCCGCGCTGTCGTCACCGAATCGACCAGCGGGTGGTTTGCGAAGGCTGCCAGCGCGCGGTCGGCCGAGCCCTCTCGCACCGCCTGGATCACGAGCCGCTCGACGGCCTTGACCTGCTGCATCAAGCCCAGCATGGCGCCCTGCGGCGGCGCGATCGACACCGGTCGCGGCCCATTCTGGTCGACGGTGCACATCACTTCGACCGACGCATCCTCAGGAAGCTGCGGCACGGTCGCACCATTGCGAACATTCAGAATGAGCCGGGCCGGTTCGTCGTGAGCGATGGCACGCATCAACGCCAGGGCGACTCCTTCATAGCCACCGCTTTCCAGGTCCTCGGCGTCGCGCGCCTCATCGTCCGCGCGTGCCTCACGCATATAGGTGGCTTCGCGCTCGGCCCGGGCGTGATTCCACAGGTCCGACGCGCGCTCGGGGTCCCGCTCGGCCGCGCGGTAGAAGGCCTCTTGCTGGTCGCGCACGAACTCTCCGCGGGTCTGGTCGGCCGCGATGATCGCCGCGACCGCCTCCCGGTTGTAGTAGTAGTAGTAGAGGTATTCGTTGGGGATCGCGCCGAGCGTCGCCAACCACGCAGGGCCAAAGAGCCTCCCCTCCTCCAGGGTCATAAGGCGATCCGCATCTGCCAAGAGGTCAGGAAGCACATCCCTGCCGTCATGATTAAGCCCTCGAAGCCAGCCCAGGTGATTGAGTCCTACGTAGTCAATCTCCACCGACGCCTCGGCGTCTCGAAGACCCAGGGCCTGGATTGCCCTGCGCGCCAGGCCAATTGGCGAGTCACAAATTCCGATTACTCGATCACCCAGCACTCCCTGCATCGCCTCGGTGACGATCCCGGCCGGGTTCGTGAAGTTGATGACCCATGCCTGCGGTGCGCATCGAGCGACCCGTTCAGCGATGTCGAGCGCGACAGGCACGGTCCGCAATGCGTACGCCAACCCACCAGGCCCGGTCGTTTCCTGACCGAGGACGCCCAGGTCGAGCGCAACCCGCTCGTCAGCGATCCGCCCCGCAAGGCCGCCAACCCGGATCGCGGAAAACACGAAGTCCGCGCCGGTCAGCGCCTGATCCAGGTCAACGGTCTCGACGATGGTCGGCGCGTCGTCCACACCGTTGGCCATCTGACGAAGCACACCACTGATCACGGCGAGTCGCGCCGGGTCGGAGTCTTGCAACACGACCTGAGTCACCCGACCTGGGCCGCGATCGCGCAACAGGGCGCCGTACACCAGGGGGGTGCGAAAACCTCCGCCACCGAGCATCGCCAACTTCATCGACATACCACTTTCACTCCGGCCTCTTGGCAGGCACGGAGTGTTTCCGCGTCCGCCCCTTTATTAGTGACCAACATGTCCACTTGCTCCGGTCCGCAGACCTGATAGCTGCCCGTGCCGGGCAGCTTGCGCTGGTCTGCCAGCACCACGACTTCCCTGGCCGCAGCGAGCAACCGACGCTTGACGGGCACCTCGACGATCGTGGTGTCCATCACTCGTCCATCGGCATCAATTCCGCTGGTACCTAAGAAAACTCGGTCGAGAGCTACCTGACGCAACGCGTCTTCGGTCAGCATCCCCACTAAGGAGTGATAGGAGCGACGGACGACCCCGCCCAACAGAATGAGCTCGACAGTGGCGTCATCCCGCAGGACGTCCAGAACCGCCAAACTGTTCGTGACCACGGTGATCGGCCGACCACGCAGATGGCGAGCAACTGCTGCGGTGGTCGTCCCGATATCGAGCGCCACGACCTCCCCATCGAGGACCTGCTCAGCCGCGGCTGCAGCCACCACTTCCTTATCGGGGCGCTCCTCTTCGACGGCCTGATCGAAGGTCCGGTCTTCCTGGGCCTCCCATGCCTGCACTGGATGGGGTTGGAGGTGTTCCCTGGGTGCGGCGCCGCCATGTACCCGGGTCAAAGCGCCAGCAAGGTGGAGTTGCTGCAGGTCGCGCCGAACCGTCGAAGCGCTCACCTCGAGTGCGCGAGCCAGGTCTTCGACGCTCACGACATGGTGGGCGCGCAAGTGCTCCAGGATCTGCGCATGGCGTTGAACCTTCACGAACACACCCTAACCGGAATGCGCAAAATCGCGCATCTATGAGCATCATTCTTCGATCTATTGGCCGCGATCTCTTGCGTAGCGGCATCGACCGCGCAAGAATACGCATAATCACGCACTAAGGGCGTACTAGAAACACATCAGGAGTCTTGTTCGCACATGAGCACTTTTGACCCACTCGCGTCCCAGCGCGGCGGCGATGACCCAGAGTTCGACGTCTTCCTTCATGGCACCGTCTTTCTCGACATCATCTTTACCGGGCTACCCCAGATGCCCGAAGACGGTACGGAAGTGTGGGCTGACGGGATGGGCTCGTGCCCCGGCGGGATCGCCAACCTCGCGGTGGCCGCGGCCCGCCTAGGACTACGCACCTCTCTGGGCGCCGCCTTCGGCGACGATGACTACGGCCAGTTCTGTTGGCAATCTCTGCAAGACGAAGGCGTCGAACTCGCTCACTCCAAGCGCTATGCCGACTGGCACTCCCCCGTCACGGTGTCCTTAGCCAGCGATCACGACCGCCGCATGGTGACGCACGGCCATCAGCCCCACGAGGACGCCACGACGATGATCGGTACGGCACCGCGGGCTCGCGCACTTCTGCTCGACCTTTCACCGGATGAGCCCCTGGGCAAAGGCGACCCGGGCCGTGCCTGGGCCGATGGCGCCCGCGAAGCAGGGGCCAAGGTCTTCGCCGATGTCGGCTGGGACCAGTCGGGTCAGTGGAATCCAGCAGTCCTAGACGACCTCGCGCATTGCTACGCCTTCACACCCAACGCGGCAGAGGCCATGGCCTACACCCGCACGACCACGCCACAAGAGGCGCTTTATGCCATCGCCGATCGAGTCCCTCTCGCCGTCGTCACGAATGGTGCCGAAGGCGTTCTGGCCATCGATAGTGAAAGCGATGAGGAAGTCTCCATCCCTGCCCTGCGGGTCCCGGCGACTGACCCCACCGGGGCCGGTGATGTCTTCGGCGCCGCACTCCTCACCGGAACGCTCGCCGGCTGGCCGCTCTCCCACCGCTTGCAGTTCGCCGGCTTGTGCTCGGCATTGTCCGTTCAGCAGTTTGGTGGGTCCCTCGCGGCGCCCGGCTGGGGAGACATCGCCGACTGGTGGCACCACACCCGTGAACTGACCGATACCTCCTCGCACGCCCGGTCAGTACGCCGCCGCTACGCCTTTCTCGACGACCTCATCCCGCCCGCACCGGTCCACGCCACCCGCCGTGCCGCAGCCACCATTGCCCGGCTTTCTGACGCCTAGACCACATCCCCCTACCGCCCCGTCACCGCCACGTTCTCAGGAGTTCTCATGGTTACCGTTCCTCGCCGCTCAGTGCTCGCGCTCGGGGCCAGCGGGCTCACGCTGGCGGCCTGCGCTCCGGGTGGAGGTAGCGACCAGTCCTCCGGATCCGCGAAGCCCGCCGCAGACATCAACACCGATGCCAAGAGCCTCGGCAAAGTCACGCTCACCGTCTGGGACCAGGAGGTTCGCGGCGGTCAGAAGCAGCAGATGGAAACGCTCATCGGGCAGTTCGAGAAGAAGTACCCGAACATCAAGATCAAGCGAGTGTCCCGTTCCTTCGACGATCTCAGCAAGACTCTTCGTCTAGCCATGAATGGCGACAACGCTCCAGATGTGGTGCAGGCCAACAACACTCGCTCGCAGATGGGCAAGTTCGTCAAGGCAAAACAGATCGTGTCCCTGGACAACTACGCAAAGGCCTACGGCTGGGACGACCGGTTCTCCGACTCGATCAGGTCGGTGTCCTCGTACTCTCCGGACGCCACGACATTCGGCTCAGGTCAGCTCTACGGCGTACCGCAGGTCGGCGAGGTCGTGGGCATCTACTACAACGCCGACAAACTCAAGAAACTCGGCATCAAGGCACCGAAGACCTGGGCCGAATTCGACAAGGCACTCGCCACCGCGAAGTCCAAGGGAGAGGTCCCGCTGGCCTTCGGCAATCTTGAAAAATGGCCAGCGGCCCACGTGTTCGGGCTCCTGCAGGGTCGGTATACCGACGCCAAGGCCATTCGTACTCTCGGATTCGGCGAGAGCGGCGGTGATTGGGAGTCCGACAGCAATCTCAAGGCTGCGTCGGCGTTCCGTGACCTGGCGACCAAGGGCTACTTCGCCAAGGGGTTCAACGGGCAGGGATATGACCCTGCCTGGCAGGCGTTCAGTAAAGGCACTGGTGTCTTCCTCATCGCAGGCACCTGGCTCCAGGCCGACCTTGCGAAGGCGATGGGCGATGCGGTGCGCTTCACCCTGCCACCAGCACCCGAGGGCGGAGATATCCCGCTCGCCCCCGGCGGGACCGGGCTGCCCTTTGCGATCACCTCCAAGGCCAAGAAGCCGGATGCGGCGGCGGCGTACCTGGACTTCATCACTTCGCCCGAGGCGATGAAGATCCTGACCGACACCGGCAACCTCCCGGTGTCCGAGACCTCCAAGCAGAAGGCGCCCGACCGGCTGGCGACCGACGTCTTCGATGCGTTCTCCACCATCTCCACGGACGACGGTTTGCTCCCCTACCTCGACTGGGCCACACCCACGATGGGAGACACCATTGGCGCCGCCCTCCAGGGTCTTCTCGCCGGGAAGGCATCGGCGGAGGCAACGCTGAAGACGCTGGCAACGGACTACCAAGAATTCACCGCGAAATGAGCGTGCGTTGAACGCATCTCGCGCGCCCGGTTCACCCCGCCTGATCGGCTATGTCTTCATCCTGCCGGCCTTCGTGGTCTATGCCGCGTTCGCGTTGTACCCGCTCCTGAAAGCGGCGTACCTGTCGCTGTGGCACTGGGACGGGTCATCTCTGGCCACGTGGGCTGGGTTGTCGAACTACACCGAGGTGTTCACCGACGATCGACTACGCAGCGCATTCATTCATGCGTTTGTCATGATCGGGTTCTTTGCGGTACTGCCGCTGGTGATTGGGTTGGTCCTCGCATCGGTCCTGCACCGCGGCCAGGTGCGCGGACGAAGCATCTTCAGATCCGTGGTGTTCCTGCCACAGGTCATCGCGATGGCCGTGATCGCGGTGGCCTGGCGCCAGGTGTACGCACCCGAAGGCACGCTGAACGGCGTGCTGTCCGCTATCGGGTTGGACAGCCTCACCCGCGGCTGGCTCGGCGATTTCACCTTGGCCCTGCCCGCGGTCGGCGTAGTCGGGACATGGTTCGAGAGCGGCCTGGTGACGATCCTGCTGCTCGCGGGTATGAGCCGCATCCCCGGTGATCTGTACGAAGCCGCTCGGTTGGATGGCGCTGGGCCGATCCGGGAATTCTTCGCCGTCACGCTCCCGTCCGTGCGCGGAGAGATCGCCGTCGCGCTCACCCTCACGGTGATCGCGGCGCTCAAGACCTTTGATCTCATCTACCTCACGACGAAGGGTGGACCGGGACACAGCACGTCCGTGCCGTCCTACGAGGTCTACTACCAAGCCTTCGAACTCGACCAGGTCGGGCTCGCGTCGGCCATCGGAGTCGTCCTGGCCGTGATCATCTTTGCCATCTCGTTCGTCATCACTCGCGTCGCAGATCGGACTACTGACCGATGAACGTCAAGCGGACCGAACGCGCGATGAACTACGCGATCCTGGTGGCTTTCGCGATCACTGCCCTCTTCCCGATCGTCATGATCCTGGTCAGCGCTTTTCAGGCTGACGGCGATAGCTCCGGCGGCTTCTCGAACTTCCAAGACGCCTGGGAGATCGGCCGATTCAGCGAATACCTCAAGAACAGCCTCATGGTCTCGGCGTTCGTGGTGCCGGTCAGTTTGGTGCTGTCGGTCCTCGCCGGGTACGCCTTCGGCACCATGACCTTTCCCGGCCGAGACCTTCTCTTCTACCTCATGCTGATCGGCATCATGCTCCCCGCCGAGGCCCTCGTCGTTCCGCTCTACTACGACCTTGAAGCGATCGGCATGGTCGATACGTTCTGGGCCATTGCCCTCCCCCAGGTCGCGCAGTCAGTCGCCTTCGGGACCTTCTGGATGCGGGCCTTCTTCCGATCAAGTCCGCACGCCGTCGTGGAGGCCGCCCGCATTGACGGCGCCAGCACCTCGCGCATTCTGTGGCAAGTGCTCGTGCCGTTGGCTCGGCCAGCCATGATCACGTTGGTCGTCCTGACCTTCATGTGGACCTGGAACGAGTTCCTCATCCCACTGGTGATGGCGCCGACCAATGAGGGCCTGCGTACGGCACCGCTCGGCCTCGGGTTCTTCGCCGGTCAATACACCCAAGGTGGGGCTCTGTTGGCCGCTGGTGCGACGATCGTGGCGCTGCCTGTGGTGGTTGTGTATCTCTTCCTGCAGCGACATTTCATCTCCGGCATGCTCGAGGGCGCGGTCAAGGACTGACCACCGGTGATGCGACCCAAGGCTCAGGCGCCGAAGCGACGCTCCCGTTCGGCATAGGCGCGCAGCGCCCGCAAGAAGTCGACGCGACGGAAGTCGGGCCAGTACGCCTCACAAAAGTAGTACTCCGAGTGCGTGCTCTGCCACAGCAGGAATCCTCCGACGCGCTGCTCCCCCGAGGTGCGGATCACCAGGTCCGGATCCGGTTGCCCCTTCGTATACAGGTGCGAAGCGATCGCGTCGACGTCAATCTCCTGGGCGAGTTCCTCCATGGAGGTGCCCTTGGCGGCGTGCTCGCGCAGGAGTGACCGTACGGCGTCGGCAATTTCCTGACGCCCGCCATAGCCGACCGCGATGTTGACGACCAGGCCCTCCACGTCGCTGGTGCTGGCCACGGCCCGCTTCAGCACTTCGGTCGTCTCGGCGGGCAGGAGGTCGAGCGCCCCCATCGCGTTGAGACGCCACCGCTTAGCCGCCGCAAGATCGCCGACGACGTTCTCGATGATGTCGAGCAAGGGGGCAAGTTCCGCAGCCGACCGGTTGAGGTTGTCGGTGGACAGCAGCCACAGCGTCACGACTTCGACATCGAGTTCCTCACACCAGCCAAGGAACGGCTTGATGTTGTCGGCGCCCGCACGGTGGCCCGTCTCGGAGTCAGCACCACGCAACTTCGCCCAGCGGCGGTTCCCGTCCAGCATCACGCCGACGTGCCGCGGCAGTCGCTCCGCTGGCAGCGACCGGCTGAGGTTACGTTCGTACGCCTTGTAGGCCAGGTCGAAGATGCCCGGCATGGCCCACTCCCCTCAGACAAGACTGCGTAAGGTGCTGACGGTACCGCCCAGACCTGACTGAATGACACTTCACGTCAGCATGTGGCGAAGATCCCCAGCCGCTGCACAGTGAAAGGACCTACTCTGGTGACATGACCAATGCTGCAGCCGCCGTCGCGCAAGGCCGCGATAGCGCGCGCGAACTCGCCAGGATGGTCAAACCGAAGTTACGCGGATGGCTGCACCTGGGTATGGCGCCGATATCTCTGATCGCCTCGATCGTGCTCGTCGTGCTGGCGCCCACCGATCGCGCCCGTATTGGCGCGCTGATCTTCGGGCTGTCAGCAGTCCTGTTGTTTACCACGTCGGCCGTCTATCACCGCGGCGAGTGGACCCCCCGAGTCGCGGGCGTCCTGAAGCGGTGGGACCACTCCAATATCTTCGTCATCATCGCCGGTACCTACACGCCGTTCGCGTTGACTTTGCTGCCGCGCGAGCAGGCCATCCAGTTGCTGCTGATCGTCTGGTCTGGCGCGCTGGCCGGGGTGCTGTTCCGCATCTTCTGGGTGGGCGCACCGCGCTGGCTCTACGTTCCGGTATACGTCGCTCTCGGCTGGGTCGCAGTGTTCTACTTCGGTCCCCTGATGGAAGCAGGCGGCGTCGCAGTGATCACCTTGATCGCCCTCGGCGGGTTGCTCTACACCATGGGCGCGATCGTCTACGGCACCAAGCGCCCCAACCCATCACCCCGATGGTTCGGCTTCCACGAGGTATTTCACGCCTTCACGGTGCTCGCGTTCGCCGCTCACTATGTTGCGGCCTCGCTCGCGATCTACACCTCACAAGCCGCCTGGGTCTGACTCCCCCTTCGGAGCCGCATTCGTCTCAGCACGCTGGGCCACGCGCGCTGCGGCTTCACGCTCCTCACGAAGGCGAATATTCCGCAGCCGCGTGTTCATGCTGCGGAACAGGAACCAACACGCGATGGCCAGCGTGAAAAGCACGATGAAGCCCGCCAGACCAGCGGTGGTCGTGACGCTCTCGATCGACTCGTTGTTCACGAGGCTGTCTCCCGCTCTCGCACATCGTCGATCACGAGGTCGCCGGCGCCCCCGGTCGCGAGCGCATCAGCATCGCCGAGGGCGCCCAGGCCAGCGAACAGATCGTCCTCATCGCGGTCGGTGGGACGCTCGACGTACGACAGCGCCAGGTCAAAGTCCTCGGTCGGCCAGACCTTGGCCTGAGTCTCCCGGGACACCTTGAAGAAGTTGC
The nucleotide sequence above comes from Demetria terragena DSM 11295. Encoded proteins:
- a CDS encoding 6-phospho-beta-glucosidase, translating into MKLAMLGGGGFRTPLVYGALLRDRGPGRVTQVVLQDSDPARLAVISGVLRQMANGVDDAPTIVETVDLDQALTGADFVFSAIRVGGLAGRIADERVALDLGVLGQETTGPGGLAYALRTVPVALDIAERVARCAPQAWVINFTNPAGIVTEAMQGVLGDRVIGICDSPIGLARRAIQALGLRDAEASVEIDYVGLNHLGWLRGLNHDGRDVLPDLLADADRLMTLEEGRLFGPAWLATLGAIPNEYLYYYYYNREAVAAIIAADQTRGEFVRDQQEAFYRAAERDPERASDLWNHARAEREATYMREARADDEARDAEDLESGGYEGVALALMRAIAHDEPARLILNVRNGATVPQLPEDASVEVMCTVDQNGPRPVSIAPPQGAMLGLMQQVKAVERLVIQAVREGSADRALAAFANHPLVDSVTTARNLLDGYCTASHDTAALLHS
- a CDS encoding DeoR/GlpR family DNA-binding transcription regulator, whose amino-acid sequence is MKVQRHAQILEHLRAHHVVSVEDLARALEVSASTVRRDLQQLHLAGALTRVHGGAAPREHLQPHPVQAWEAQEDRTFDQAVEEERPDKEVVAAAAAEQVLDGEVVALDIGTTTAAVARHLRGRPITVVTNSLAVLDVLRDDATVELILLGGVVRRSYHSLVGMLTEDALRQVALDRVFLGTSGIDADGRVMDTTIVEVPVKRRLLAAAREVVVLADQRKLPGTGSYQVCGPEQVDMLVTNKGADAETLRACQEAGVKVVCR
- a CDS encoding carbohydrate kinase family protein, encoding MSTFDPLASQRGGDDPEFDVFLHGTVFLDIIFTGLPQMPEDGTEVWADGMGSCPGGIANLAVAAARLGLRTSLGAAFGDDDYGQFCWQSLQDEGVELAHSKRYADWHSPVTVSLASDHDRRMVTHGHQPHEDATTMIGTAPRARALLLDLSPDEPLGKGDPGRAWADGAREAGAKVFADVGWDQSGQWNPAVLDDLAHCYAFTPNAAEAMAYTRTTTPQEALYAIADRVPLAVVTNGAEGVLAIDSESDEEVSIPALRVPATDPTGAGDVFGAALLTGTLAGWPLSHRLQFAGLCSALSVQQFGGSLAAPGWGDIADWWHHTRELTDTSSHARSVRRRYAFLDDLIPPAPVHATRRAAATIARLSDA
- a CDS encoding extracellular solute-binding protein, coding for MVTVPRRSVLALGASGLTLAACAPGGGSDQSSGSAKPAADINTDAKSLGKVTLTVWDQEVRGGQKQQMETLIGQFEKKYPNIKIKRVSRSFDDLSKTLRLAMNGDNAPDVVQANNTRSQMGKFVKAKQIVSLDNYAKAYGWDDRFSDSIRSVSSYSPDATTFGSGQLYGVPQVGEVVGIYYNADKLKKLGIKAPKTWAEFDKALATAKSKGEVPLAFGNLEKWPAAHVFGLLQGRYTDAKAIRTLGFGESGGDWESDSNLKAASAFRDLATKGYFAKGFNGQGYDPAWQAFSKGTGVFLIAGTWLQADLAKAMGDAVRFTLPPAPEGGDIPLAPGGTGLPFAITSKAKKPDAAAAYLDFITSPEAMKILTDTGNLPVSETSKQKAPDRLATDVFDAFSTISTDDGLLPYLDWATPTMGDTIGAALQGLLAGKASAEATLKTLATDYQEFTAK
- a CDS encoding carbohydrate ABC transporter permease, with product MNASRAPGSPRLIGYVFILPAFVVYAAFALYPLLKAAYLSLWHWDGSSLATWAGLSNYTEVFTDDRLRSAFIHAFVMIGFFAVLPLVIGLVLASVLHRGQVRGRSIFRSVVFLPQVIAMAVIAVAWRQVYAPEGTLNGVLSAIGLDSLTRGWLGDFTLALPAVGVVGTWFESGLVTILLLAGMSRIPGDLYEAARLDGAGPIREFFAVTLPSVRGEIAVALTLTVIAALKTFDLIYLTTKGGPGHSTSVPSYEVYYQAFELDQVGLASAIGVVLAVIIFAISFVITRVADRTTDR
- a CDS encoding carbohydrate ABC transporter permease, with the protein product MNVKRTERAMNYAILVAFAITALFPIVMILVSAFQADGDSSGGFSNFQDAWEIGRFSEYLKNSLMVSAFVVPVSLVLSVLAGYAFGTMTFPGRDLLFYLMLIGIMLPAEALVVPLYYDLEAIGMVDTFWAIALPQVAQSVAFGTFWMRAFFRSSPHAVVEAARIDGASTSRILWQVLVPLARPAMITLVVLTFMWTWNEFLIPLVMAPTNEGLRTAPLGLGFFAGQYTQGGALLAAGATIVALPVVVVYLFLQRHFISGMLEGAVKD
- a CDS encoding isoprenyl transferase, with the translated sequence MPGIFDLAYKAYERNLSRSLPAERLPRHVGVMLDGNRRWAKLRGADSETGHRAGADNIKPFLGWCEELDVEVVTLWLLSTDNLNRSAAELAPLLDIIENVVGDLAAAKRWRLNAMGALDLLPAETTEVLKRAVASTSDVEGLVVNIAVGYGGRQEIADAVRSLLREHAAKGTSMEELAQEIDVDAIASHLYTKGQPDPDLVIRTSGEQRVGGFLLWQSTHSEYYFCEAYWPDFRRVDFLRALRAYAERERRFGA
- the trhA gene encoding PAQR family membrane homeostasis protein TrhA; its protein translation is MTNAAAAVAQGRDSARELARMVKPKLRGWLHLGMAPISLIASIVLVVLAPTDRARIGALIFGLSAVLLFTTSAVYHRGEWTPRVAGVLKRWDHSNIFVIIAGTYTPFALTLLPREQAIQLLLIVWSGALAGVLFRIFWVGAPRWLYVPVYVALGWVAVFYFGPLMEAGGVAVITLIALGGLLYTMGAIVYGTKRPNPSPRWFGFHEVFHAFTVLAFAAHYVAASLAIYTSQAAWV